One part of the Coleofasciculus chthonoplastes PCC 7420 genome encodes these proteins:
- a CDS encoding FAD-binding protein, which yields MNSIISDLKRIIEGDVSHSQNDLAAVSQDFGGVIQKQPLVIVRPQNSTDVAKAVNYAATKELTISARGAGNSLNGRCLNQGGILLDMRSLNQIYELNSDGLWFKADAGVTWKQLVNVSLPHGVIPPVLTNNLNVTLGGTHAAGGLGQYSFRHGSQADNCLALEVVTGTGERVWCTREENSELFDHVLCGYGQFGIITQIKHRLRKYRPLTRTYFLCYDDLERLLQDKKHLVLDNQIDGLQALFSPSVLGFSRSEEQGIKPLIQWFYTLQITQEVDSVNDINQDKLLSSLNFYRHIHTQDIPFDQFVLPVIEIPPPVNTVNPWIDILLPESTAKDYMETTLKRIPAFLDFKNTFIGSYCLISDNTNMPMFPLPKGELIFGFGMYPILPKSKLKPVLEQLNKLTDLGFQMQAKRCMTSWVEFDLPQWRLQFGDYWSKVNEMKGKYDPNGILNPDFFQYEPSVKVQRYKQPITLTETVIPKSAEPMQLPQPVTTKASSRLTSLLSVQVIALAVLTLLVFLLLNFPLSSLTHPI from the coding sequence ATGAACAGCATTATCTCAGACCTAAAAAGGATTATCGAAGGTGACGTTAGCCATAGCCAAAATGATTTAGCCGCTGTTTCCCAGGATTTTGGCGGTGTTATCCAAAAACAACCGTTGGTTATTGTGCGTCCACAAAACTCAACTGATGTGGCTAAGGCGGTCAACTATGCGGCGACTAAAGAATTAACAATTTCTGCCAGAGGTGCAGGAAATTCACTCAATGGTCGCTGTTTGAACCAAGGGGGAATCCTCCTAGATATGAGGAGTCTCAATCAAATTTATGAGTTGAATTCCGATGGGTTATGGTTCAAAGCTGACGCCGGAGTAACCTGGAAGCAGCTTGTTAATGTTTCACTTCCCCATGGTGTCATTCCTCCAGTGCTGACGAATAATTTAAACGTTACCTTAGGTGGCACACATGCGGCTGGCGGTTTAGGTCAATACTCCTTTCGCCATGGCTCCCAAGCTGACAATTGTCTCGCCTTGGAAGTGGTAACTGGAACAGGAGAACGGGTTTGGTGTACAAGGGAAGAAAACAGTGAACTTTTTGATCACGTTCTTTGCGGTTATGGTCAGTTTGGCATCATTACTCAAATCAAACATCGACTCAGGAAATACCGCCCATTGACCCGGACTTATTTCCTTTGCTATGATGACTTAGAGCGTCTGTTGCAGGATAAAAAGCACCTCGTACTCGACAATCAAATTGATGGGTTGCAAGCGCTATTTTCTCCCTCTGTCCTGGGATTTTCTCGTAGCGAAGAACAGGGAATAAAACCGCTAATCCAGTGGTTTTATACACTACAAATTACCCAGGAAGTGGATTCGGTTAATGACATTAATCAAGACAAGCTTCTCTCTAGCTTGAACTTCTATCGTCATATCCACACCCAAGACATTCCCTTTGATCAATTTGTCTTACCCGTCATCGAGATCCCCCCGCCTGTCAATACCGTGAATCCCTGGATAGACATTCTCCTCCCCGAATCAACGGCGAAGGATTACATGGAGACGACGCTGAAGCGTATCCCGGCGTTTCTGGATTTCAAGAATACATTCATCGGTTCCTATTGTCTGATTTCAGATAACACCAATATGCCGATGTTCCCCTTACCGAAAGGAGAATTAATTTTCGGGTTTGGTATGTATCCGATTCTGCCTAAATCTAAACTTAAACCCGTTTTAGAACAGTTAAATAAACTTACCGATTTGGGGTTTCAAATGCAGGCTAAACGCTGCATGACCAGTTGGGTTGAATTTGACTTACCTCAATGGCGACTTCAGTTTGGAGATTACTGGAGTAAGGTTAATGAGATGAAAGGGAAATATGACCCCAATGGAATACTCAATCCTGACTTTTTCCAATACGAACCGTCGGTAAAGGTACAGAGGTATAAACAGCCAATCACCCTCACGGAAACCGTGATCCCTAAATCAGCGGAACCGATGCAACTCCCTCAACCTGTTACCACCAAAGCGTCATCTCGTTTAACATCACTGCTTTCGGTTCAAGTCATCGCCTTAGCCGTGCTAACACTTCTGGTTTTCTTACTCTTGAACTTCCCCTTATCGAGTCTGACTCATCCCATTTAG
- a CDS encoding aromatic ring-hydroxylating dioxygenase subunit alpha: protein MLKNFWYACEFSSAITQKPKQILMLNQRFVLYRNTHGQVVALNDQCPHRGAALSLGWVDNNCLRCPYHGWKFQADGKCIDIPANAPEMPIPKKARVDSYPVQEKYGFVWLFYGDLPPEKRPPLPTLPDFIFANLHPVEYECTENAHYARIMEINMDFAHVIAVHKQSFGQRIPLHKTIEYQVEEDAWSGVATVNYESLGNSKSVLNFLLGGRPQLTTRLSFFLPNVTLSEISIGRGGSFDIKLIVLIAHLPIDEETTVVKRIFYRNFLRFPWLDGLFRKLDSKLTEEDAVIVTSLSPKSMPKLSEELHVAADALGLAYRKLRQKYLAMGWGLESTDKPFDKANEPLATPSDILRLSRRSNLTVTGVKNETE from the coding sequence ATGTTAAAGAACTTTTGGTACGCTTGTGAATTTAGTTCAGCTATCACCCAGAAACCCAAACAAATCTTGATGTTAAATCAGCGATTTGTCCTCTACCGCAATACTCACGGACAAGTCGTCGCGCTAAATGACCAATGTCCCCACCGAGGTGCGGCTCTTTCCCTGGGTTGGGTTGACAATAACTGTCTGCGTTGTCCCTATCATGGATGGAAATTTCAAGCCGATGGTAAATGCATTGATATTCCCGCCAATGCACCCGAAATGCCTATCCCCAAGAAAGCGCGTGTTGATAGTTACCCAGTGCAAGAAAAATATGGATTTGTTTGGCTCTTTTATGGTGATTTACCCCCAGAAAAACGTCCACCTTTACCCACGCTTCCTGACTTCATTTTCGCCAATTTGCATCCCGTCGAGTATGAGTGTACCGAAAATGCCCACTATGCTCGGATCATGGAAATTAATATGGACTTTGCCCATGTTATTGCCGTTCACAAGCAATCCTTTGGTCAACGCATTCCCTTGCATAAAACGATTGAGTATCAGGTTGAAGAAGATGCTTGGAGTGGAGTGGCGACTGTGAATTACGAATCCTTGGGTAACTCCAAGAGTGTGTTGAATTTTTTACTCGGAGGGCGCCCGCAACTCACCACGAGACTGAGCTTTTTCTTACCCAATGTTACCCTATCGGAAATTAGTATCGGTCGCGGCGGCTCGTTTGACATCAAGCTGATTGTTTTAATTGCTCACCTACCCATTGATGAAGAAACCACGGTTGTCAAACGCATCTTTTATCGCAATTTTCTCCGTTTCCCCTGGTTAGATGGCTTGTTCCGGAAACTGGATAGCAAACTAACTGAAGAAGATGCCGTAATTGTCACCAGTTTATCCCCTAAATCAATGCCAAAACTCTCCGAAGAACTTCACGTTGCGGCTGATGCATTGGGTTTGGCTTATCGGAAACTGCGGCAAAAATATCTGGCTATGGGTTGGGGTTTAGAGTCTACTGATAAACCCTTCGACAAAGCCAATGAACCGCTAGCCACACCCTCTGATATATTGCGACTTTCTAGGCGTTCAAACCTGACGGTTACAGGTGTGAAAAATGAAACCGAATAG
- the hemF gene encoding oxygen-dependent coproporphyrinogen oxidase gives MVQSLQDFKKSVLSPAEKRGRIEQVFRRMFDHTCQKLEQLDGKPFTEQHWTRDPNESWIASDNSQTPQYSDRTLLNGNVFEKVGVNYVAIEGELPAGMTFQKSGALATTEADKMIGEKGTPFFATGTSFVIHPHNPMVPTAHVNYRYFQIGDGQQPGSWWFGGGADLTPAYLFSEDAVHFHQVHKQVCDQYDSSYYPRFKTWCDQYFYIPHRGERRGIGGIFFDHLNQGDIEQIIAFVTDCTEAFIPAYLPIVQRRKDMVFTEENKHWQRLVRGRYAEFILTADRGIRFGLASNMVNCQSVFNCMPPAASWEYDDSPLQNSEEAMLKAVLKQPRQWV, from the coding sequence ATGGTGCAAAGCCTACAAGATTTCAAAAAATCAGTGCTGTCCCCCGCCGAAAAGCGCGGCAGGATTGAACAGGTTTTCAGACGCATGTTTGATCACACTTGTCAAAAACTTGAACAATTAGATGGCAAACCCTTTACTGAACAGCATTGGACTCGTGACCCAAACGAAAGCTGGATAGCTAGCGACAATAGTCAAACGCCCCAATATAGTGACCGGACATTACTCAACGGTAACGTCTTTGAAAAAGTGGGAGTCAACTATGTCGCCATAGAAGGAGAATTGCCTGCGGGAATGACGTTCCAGAAATCCGGTGCTTTAGCCACAACAGAAGCCGATAAAATGATTGGTGAAAAAGGCACTCCCTTCTTCGCCACAGGTACTAGCTTTGTGATTCACCCCCATAATCCCATGGTGCCGACGGCTCATGTCAACTACCGCTATTTCCAAATTGGTGATGGTCAGCAGCCCGGTTCGTGGTGGTTTGGTGGTGGGGCAGATCTCACACCCGCCTACCTTTTCTCCGAAGATGCTGTGCATTTCCATCAAGTTCATAAACAGGTTTGTGATCAGTACGATTCGTCCTATTATCCCCGCTTTAAAACTTGGTGTGATCAATACTTTTACATCCCCCATCGGGGTGAACGTCGTGGGATTGGCGGAATTTTCTTTGACCATCTCAATCAGGGCGATATTGAACAAATTATCGCATTTGTTACTGATTGTACTGAGGCATTTATTCCTGCCTATCTGCCAATTGTGCAAAGACGCAAGGATATGGTGTTTACCGAAGAAAACAAACATTGGCAGCGCCTGGTGCGAGGACGGTATGCCGAATTTATCCTCACCGCTGACCGAGGTATTCGGTTTGGTTTAGCTAGCAATATGGTGAACTGCCAAAGTGTGTTCAACTGTATGCCTCCAGCCGCCTCCTGGGAATACGATGATTCCCCTCTCCAGAACAGCGAAGAAGCCATGCTTAAAGCTGTGCTGAAACAGCCTCGCCAGTGGGTTTAA
- a CDS encoding calcium-binding protein has translation MKQPKTQAPTPKPTFGDDVLVGTLGNDFIFAQAGDDSVFAIDGDDLVFGGDGNDDLTGGIGNDFIDGGEGDDQLFGDLDINQDSDTGLPGNDFLNGGAGKDIIFGGFGDDILKGGSGIDNLFGQDGNDILNGDNGNDNLNGGKGDDIFFGGNGNDRVFAGAGNDLLFGDGGNDRLNGDTGDDIINGGRGDDLVIGNLGNDILNGDKGDDELVGNAGNDSLFGGDGNDRLLGSNPFTGVPNIGGDLDTLAGGKGSDTFVFGIGTDVFYTDDGNNDFALITDFDLTQDLIELPANLSGTFSLGATPADVPQGTALFFDNDLIGVIAGITPEQLSLDSDRFIFVAEPTNTQAPTPNPTPGDDVLVGTLGNDVIFAQAGDDSVFAIDGDDLVFGGDGNDDLTGGIGNDFIDGGEGDDQLFGDLDINQDSDTGLPGNDFLNGGAGDDIIFGGFGDDILKGGSGIDNLFGQDGNDILNGDNGNDNLNGGEGDDIFFGGNGNDRVFAGAGNDLLFGDGGNDRLNGDTGDDIINGGRGDDLVIGNLGNDILNGDKGDDELVGNAGNDSLSGGDGNDRLVGSNPFTGVPNIGGDLDTLTGGQGSDTFVFGIGTDVFYTDDGNNDFALITDFDLTQDLIELPANLSGTFSLGATPADVPQGTALFFDNDLIGVIAGITPQQLSLDSDRFVFV, from the coding sequence ATGAAACAACCCAAAACCCAAGCCCCAACTCCCAAACCAACCTTTGGTGATGATGTTCTGGTTGGCACATTAGGGAATGATTTCATTTTTGCCCAAGCGGGAGATGATAGCGTATTCGCGATCGATGGTGATGATTTAGTATTTGGTGGTGACGGAAATGATGATCTCACTGGCGGGATTGGCAATGATTTTATTGATGGTGGTGAAGGAGATGACCAACTTTTTGGAGATCTAGATATTAATCAAGACTCTGACACGGGTTTACCTGGGAATGACTTTCTCAATGGTGGCGCAGGTAAAGATATTATTTTTGGCGGCTTTGGTGATGATATTCTCAAGGGTGGTAGTGGCATTGACAATCTCTTTGGTCAAGATGGCAATGATATCCTCAATGGCGATAACGGAAATGATAACCTCAATGGTGGTAAGGGTGACGATATCTTCTTTGGCGGTAATGGAAACGATCGCGTCTTTGCTGGTGCGGGGAATGACCTCCTGTTTGGGGATGGGGGGAATGACCGACTCAATGGAGATACCGGAGATGACATCATTAATGGGGGTCGGGGTGATGATTTAGTTATCGGGAACCTGGGTAATGATATCCTCAATGGCGACAAAGGAGATGACGAACTGGTCGGAAATGCTGGTAATGACTCCCTCTTTGGGGGTGATGGGAATGACCGATTACTGGGTTCTAACCCTTTTACTGGCGTACCCAATATCGGCGGTGATTTGGATACCTTAGCTGGAGGGAAAGGAAGTGACACCTTTGTCTTTGGTATCGGTACGGATGTCTTCTACACCGATGATGGTAATAACGACTTCGCCCTAATTACAGACTTTGATTTAACTCAAGATTTGATTGAACTTCCCGCCAATCTATCCGGTACATTCAGCTTAGGTGCAACCCCGGCTGATGTTCCCCAAGGAACCGCCCTATTTTTCGATAATGACCTGATTGGCGTGATTGCAGGTATTACTCCAGAACAACTCAGTTTAGACAGCGATCGCTTTATTTTCGTTGCAGAACCCACGAACACCCAAGCCCCAACTCCCAACCCCACCCCAGGTGATGATGTTCTGGTTGGCACATTAGGGAATGATGTCATTTTTGCCCAAGCGGGGGATGATAGCGTATTCGCGATTGATGGTGATGATTTAGTGTTTGGTGGTGACGGAAATGACGATCTCACTGGCGGGATTGGCAACGATTTTATTGATGGTGGTGAAGGAGATGACCAACTTTTTGGAGATCTAGATATTAATCAAGACTCTGACACGGGTTTACCGGGGAATGACTTTCTCAATGGCGGCGCGGGTGATGATATTATTTTTGGCGGCTTTGGTGATGATATTCTCAAGGGTGGTAGTGGTATTGACAATCTCTTTGGTCAAGATGGCAATGATATCCTCAATGGCGATAACGGAAATGATAACCTCAATGGTGGTGAGGGTGACGATATTTTCTTTGGCGGTAATGGAAACGATCGCGTCTTTGCTGGTGCGGGGAATGACCTCCTGTTTGGGGATGGGGGGAATGACCGACTTAATGGAGATACCGGAGATGACATCATTAATGGGGGTCGGGGTGATGATTTAGTTATCGGTAATCTGGGGAATGATATCCTCAATGGCGACAAAGGAGATGACGAACTGGTCGGAAATGCTGGAAATGACTCCCTGTCTGGGGGTGATGGGAATGACCGATTAGTGGGTTCTAACCCCTTTACTGGCGTACCAAATATTGGCGGTGATTTGGATACCTTAACCGGGGGTCAAGGAAGTGACACCTTTGTCTTTGGTATCGGTACGGATGTCTTCTACACCGATGATGGTAATAACGACTTCGCCCTAATTACAGACTTTGATTTAACTCAAGATTTGATTGAACTTCCCGCCAATCTATCCGGTACATTCAGCTTAGGTGCAACCCCGGCTGATGTTCCCCAAGGAACCGCCCTATTTTTCGATAATGATCTGATTGGCGTGATTGCAGGTATTACTCCACAACAACTCAGTTTAGACAGCGATCGCTTTGTCTTTGTCTAG
- a CDS encoding glutamyl-tRNA reductase, whose protein sequence is MNLAVVGLSYKTTPVEIREKLSISEAKREQAIAHLCTYPHIEEVAILNTCNRLEIYMVVLETDQAIREVTEFLAQQGQLPFHQLYQHLFILRQQDVLRHLMQVASGLDSLVLGEGQILAQVKHTYKLCQQYNGIKCILNQLFKHAITAAKRVRNETKIGTGAVSISSAAVELAQLKVANLSTCQVTIVGAGKMARRLVQHLLAKGVKQISIVNRSLEGAKVFANQFSDANLSCYSLAEMMSVIAKSHIVFTSTAATETLVNRAKLATVLAPNQPLMLFDISVPRNVDADVNQLDHIQVFNVDDLQTVVTQNQDYRQQMAIEAQRLIEAEVEAFSAWWRSRETVSTISCLRKKAETIREQELEKALSRLGSEFGKKHQEVIEALTRGIVNKLLHEPMVQLRTQPDLEAQRLAISTLQVLFNLEPGNSNYTSVTKVPYSQ, encoded by the coding sequence ATGAATCTTGCAGTCGTCGGTCTTAGTTACAAAACCACTCCCGTTGAAATTCGCGAAAAACTGAGCATTTCTGAAGCTAAACGTGAACAGGCGATCGCGCATCTTTGTACCTATCCCCATATTGAAGAGGTGGCGATTCTTAACACCTGCAACCGTCTGGAAATTTATATGGTTGTCCTGGAGACGGATCAGGCAATTCGAGAGGTAACAGAGTTTCTGGCTCAACAGGGTCAATTGCCGTTTCATCAACTCTATCAACACCTCTTTATTCTACGGCAACAGGATGTGCTAAGACATCTGATGCAGGTGGCTTCGGGTTTAGATAGTCTGGTATTAGGAGAAGGACAAATTCTCGCTCAAGTCAAACATACCTACAAATTATGTCAACAGTACAATGGGATAAAATGCATCCTCAATCAGTTATTTAAACACGCCATTACAGCCGCAAAACGGGTGCGAAATGAGACAAAAATTGGTACGGGTGCGGTTTCAATTAGCTCAGCAGCGGTTGAGTTAGCCCAACTCAAAGTTGCTAATTTATCCACTTGCCAAGTCACCATTGTTGGCGCCGGGAAAATGGCGCGACGGCTGGTACAACATCTATTGGCTAAAGGGGTGAAGCAGATTTCCATTGTCAATCGTTCTCTGGAAGGCGCTAAAGTATTTGCCAATCAGTTCAGTGACGCCAATTTATCCTGTTATTCCCTGGCGGAAATGATGTCTGTTATCGCTAAATCGCATATCGTTTTTACCAGTACCGCTGCTACAGAAACCCTGGTTAATCGAGCCAAACTTGCTACCGTTTTAGCACCGAATCAGCCATTAATGCTGTTCGATATATCTGTTCCCCGCAACGTCGATGCTGATGTGAATCAACTGGATCACATTCAAGTCTTTAATGTAGATGATTTGCAGACGGTTGTGACTCAAAATCAAGACTACCGTCAGCAAATGGCAATCGAGGCGCAACGGCTGATTGAAGCTGAAGTAGAAGCCTTTAGTGCTTGGTGGCGCTCACGAGAAACGGTGTCTACGATTAGCTGTTTACGCAAAAAAGCCGAAACCATTCGGGAGCAAGAGTTAGAAAAAGCTTTGTCTCGTTTAGGGTCAGAATTTGGTAAAAAACATCAAGAAGTGATTGAGGCATTAACGCGAGGAATTGTTAACAAACTGCTTCACGAACCAATGGTACAACTACGGACACAGCCAGATTTAGAAGCCCAGCGCCTTGCTATCAGTACGTTGCAAGTTTTGTTTAATTTAGAGCCAGGAAACTCTAACTATACTTCGGTTACTAAAGTTCCCTACAGTCAGTGA
- a CDS encoding aromatic ring-hydroxylating dioxygenase subunit alpha, whose amino-acid sequence MLKNFWYVCEFSSAVTQKPKQILMLNQRFVLYRNSDGQVVALKDQCPHRGAALSLGWVEDGCLRCPYHGWKFQADGKCIDIPANAPEIPIPKKARVDSYLVQEKYGLVWLFYGDLPPEKRPPIPYLPEFTDPKMRSIVADVKVNNHYTRVIENALDLAHVYIVHGNSVGAGLTENPRIETYQVHEEEWGIRATTKFVNFTKPKGLFRPFFRAKRTELTTTTSFYLPNITKVEVDFGRGKLINYAAHLPIDNQTTLSKRIQFRNFFTYPWADGLCRNYLHRVSQEDSRVSESQYPQAIPENLSADVHIPSDALSLAYRKLRQQYLAMGWGLDANPSHVKNRNGHSVLPDSPAFVNFSS is encoded by the coding sequence ATGTTAAAGAACTTTTGGTACGTTTGTGAATTCAGTTCAGCCGTCACCCAGAAACCCAAACAAATCTTGATGTTAAATCAGCGATTTGTCCTCTACCGCAACTCTGACGGGCAAGTTGTCGCGTTGAAAGACCAATGTCCCCACCGAGGCGCGGCTCTTTCCCTGGGTTGGGTTGAGGATGGTTGTCTCCGTTGTCCGTATCATGGATGGAAGTTTCAAGCCGATGGTAAATGTATTGATATTCCCGCCAATGCACCCGAAATTCCTATCCCTAAAAAAGCCCGTGTAGATAGTTACTTAGTCCAAGAAAAATATGGTCTAGTCTGGCTATTTTATGGCGATTTACCCCCAGAAAAACGTCCGCCTATTCCCTACTTGCCAGAGTTTACCGATCCGAAAATGCGCTCTATTGTTGCTGATGTCAAGGTTAATAATCACTACACTCGCGTCATCGAAAATGCGCTAGACTTAGCCCATGTCTATATCGTGCATGGTAATTCAGTCGGCGCGGGACTCACAGAAAATCCCCGAATTGAAACCTATCAGGTTCACGAAGAAGAATGGGGCATTCGTGCTACAACTAAATTTGTCAACTTCACTAAACCCAAAGGCTTATTTCGACCGTTCTTTCGCGCTAAACGTACCGAGTTAACTACAACAACGAGCTTTTATTTACCCAATATTACTAAAGTTGAAGTTGATTTTGGTCGCGGTAAACTGATTAATTATGCCGCTCATCTGCCCATTGATAATCAGACAACGCTGAGCAAGCGAATTCAATTTCGTAACTTCTTTACCTACCCTTGGGCAGATGGTTTATGTCGGAATTATCTACACAGAGTTTCTCAGGAAGATAGTCGGGTTAGCGAGTCTCAATATCCCCAAGCGATACCCGAAAATTTATCCGCAGATGTTCATATTCCTAGCGATGCGTTGTCCCTGGCTTATCGAAAACTTCGCCAACAGTATTTAGCCATGGGTTGGGGATTAGATGCGAATCCGAGTCATGTCAAGAATAGGAATGGACATTCAGTGTTACCCGATTCGCCAGCATTTGTTAATTTCTCCAGCTAA